A part of Rhopalosiphum maidis isolate BTI-1 chromosome 3, ASM367621v3, whole genome shotgun sequence genomic DNA contains:
- the LOC113557614 gene encoding 40S ribosomal protein S3-like: protein MSRFLIRFTRTRATNISCFAEDGYSGVDVHAAPSRTEIISATHVQNVLGDRGRRIRELTSLIQKRFDFKNKEVELFVEKVAQRGLCAVTQAELLRYKLIGGLTVRSACFSVLRFTMESGAKGCEVVVAGKIKGQRAKSVKFVDGLMIHSGGPCNDYVTVATKHVLLRQGVLGIKVKIMLPWDLSGKLGSKKPLPRLI from the exons aTGTCCC ggtttttaataagattcacaagGACAAGAGCTACAAATATCTCATGTTTTGCTGAAGATGGTTATTCTGGCGTTGATGTCCATGCTGCTCCATCACGTACAGAAATTATTTCTGCAACACATGTTCAAAACGTATTGGGTGATAGGGGACGCCGTATTCGTGAACTTACATCTCTCATCCAAAAGCGTTTTGACTTCAAAAATAAGGAAGTTGAACTTTTTGTGGAGAAAGTAGCTCAACGTGGATTGTGTGCTGTTACCCAAGCAGAACTTTTACGTTACAAATTGATTGGGGGTCTAACTGTCAGGAGTGCATGCTTTAGTGTGTTGAGATTCACCATGGAAAGTGGAGCTAAGGGATGCGAAGTCGTAGTGGCTGGTAAAATAAAAGGTCAACGTGCCAAGTCGGTGAAATTCGTTGATGGACTTATGATTCACAGTGGTGGCCCATGCAATGATTATGTCACTGTAGCTACTAAACACGTTTTGTTAAGACAAG GAGTTTTGGGTATCaaggtaaaaattatgttgCCATGGGACCTATCAGGTAAACTTGGCTCAAAGAAGCCTTTGCCAAGgcttatttaa